GAGGAGTCATCTCTGCCGTCACCAGCACTGCTTTGTCCTCCTCCACCACAGAGGGGAGGTCCTCTGCCGCTGTTTCTGGGATGGTGACGATCACAATGTCGCCCATTTCCTGCATGCTGACCTCTGATGACGCCATGGAGGACAGATGGAGCTTCACAACGAAAAGTATCACAGCAGAGCGGGAACAACGGTTGTTAATATCATTTGGATACTGGAAACGGTTGAGCAATTACAAGAAAAGGGTTTACCTGATATGTTAAATCCAAAACTGGCAACAAACCTTGTACTTAAAAGGgtaatttgtcttttttgtttttttaaccaagaCCTATTTTCTCATGCATTTGCCCAAGTGACTAATGGGAACaattgaaattggtccagtattgagtgagaacgctgtaaccggcagctgtggaccaggctgcaatgtaaccttaaagtgatggttcggagtaatttcaccctagggtcctttgcaccatgacctcgagccaaacacccccccagaagcttttttcacctgggtctaacattgggagagttagcgtagagtagcgttatcagctgaatagcttagcgcaggggctaatggacccacgtttgtatcttgtaagttaccccactaataatacccgaaatgataccaaacgtctacagtagtacaaataggttatgtactcataaaacgatggattggaaagtttgtaagtacaccagaagtttatgtaaataacacttgcctgctggcttctgctctctgctgctgctgttactaccgggcagtaagagtgcttaggtgTTATTTACAGCtacaagtgttatttacataaacttctggtgtacttacaaactttccaatccatcgttttatgagtgcataacctgtttgtactagtgtagacgcgTTGGTATCATTCGCATATTAGTGGGGTTAATGATAGACACaccggatccattagcccctgcgctaagctattcagctgataacgctactctacgctaaccatcccaatgttcgacccaggtgaaaaaagcttctgggggggtgtttggctcgaggtcatggtgcaaaggaccctagggtgaattactccgaacaatCACTTTAAGGGCAAATGCGCATCTTCAAtttacgtccactaaaagtgctgtttttactgctgacaggctcagattattattctacgTGTCTGACAATATTATGGACAGGATagctacagagatagacctttgtGTTAAAGAGTAAAAACCTTCTTGTTTAACAAGAAACAGCTCAGAAATTACcctcaccaaacccaccagactccatataaacaaacaggacttttagcgtgtatagagccagcatatctccacatgtaaatgggtgaattaaggatttattttaaccaaaccagagtggcgATTGTTGGAGCAGTGGAAAGGCGATCCAAGATGgcttttgattttgtttctttcGACTCAGAATAAAGTGTGTTCTACAAtaataaaattactgtttatttaaatggagtctggtggtatTAGACAActattgattaatctttgcagctctagtttttAGAGTAATTAAAATTAGCCTCAaatttaccagctgcaacattacagTAGTAAAAATATAAGTAATGCCTCAAAAGTCTGGTTTAACAGATAGCCtactcaaataaaataaaataaagtcccctctctttctctatcggggcttagcgccgcccaggacaactgtgattggtttaaagaaatacaaacaagctaGAGCGTTTCCCCTGAATACTTGTAGTATTTATACACTGTGGTATTTACCTGATGATAGtacatttacctgatgaaggtctgagaccgaaacgttgtatttttcttctaaataaattattgtttgcgtaatggtcagtgtgcaggattttctctaaaaatgttgatctgctacttttgatcatatcctacgcacctgcccgacaaaagaggtgtgcaaaaaagctttcTTACGTATTACTATTAAGTAAAATAGCCTGAATACTACTTCCGCCGCTGGCTACAACAGTCAAATCAAGAGGCAAATTAAAGACACTCAGGAGAGCAATGGGGAAGAATATGCAACACATTTGAAATACAGAAAGGGAGACAATAGTATACACTCTTCGGACTTAACTATTAAGACTTAACTTTTGGTAATGACATATGGTTTTAAACTTCAAAACATAATGTTACCGGATAAGTGTGGTAGTCATACGTGCCTGCATCCGGGCTAGATAACGGTGaggttaaacattttaaagtctAAACATACAAGCATACTGGGTGCTACAGCTACAGCTAGCATCATATTGTTTTTTAgatagattagattcaactgtattgatgtattattgtgcagagtacaagtacaaagacagtgaaatgcagtttgcgtccaaccagaagtgcaaaaaaaaaaaaagcagaaaagtgcaatgtgatatacaagtatagacaggtggacaggacaggacaagaaatgtattgcagtgttataagagcagaataaatatggttatgtaatatgaacaatgtatgaacaacatgtacagatatgtgcaatgtagtagcagtggcattatactagtagtaagaataacagatatatgcagtgtattaacagaatatataataagaaaaacaaaaaatatggaTATACTGAATGAACCATATCGAcagatatatgtatatgtagtacagctatgtgcagtgtggtaacattataagagtagtaagaataagtgtatgtacaggatgaatagtatgaagagcagtagaatgtATGTAATCTATgtatagagctgggcgatatggaaaaaaactaatatcacgatattgttgaccaaatacctcgatatcgatattgcggcgatattgtagcgttgacaattggtgcttacaaaaacatatttacacaatgagatttttggtcaataatcatcattaatgtgtatataataactaaatgggtaaaggcaaataatagaagcTAGTCTGGTACATTCAAAAAattacatcactctactgtaatccAGCCATTGCAGGGACAGATATTAcaatatctaaaatctaagatgatatcttgtctcatatcacgatattgatataatatcgatatattgcccagctctagctaTGTATAGGTGTAATTACAGTGTAATTACAGTGTGTATGTCTTGTTTGTAtgagttatatattatatatttttgcttttgctcttaccattttcgtaaagtaagttgtttttttattgttgttgttttgtttgtttgttttttcttctgtttgacTGCCACTGCAAGGTCAGTGTCTATTTCTGTACCTGGACtcgaggaccccctcgaaaacgagatggttcatctcaaggggttattcctccgcaataaaataaatgtcaaatgtataggtgtaattacagtatgtaggcctacatctgtaaataaataaatagtacaTTATGGGTGGGGTAGGGTagagcaaatatatatatatatatatatatatatatatatatatatatatatatatatatatatatatatcatcaacAATAACAGTGAAGGAAACTTTAGATCAGCATGCTGCTGTAAAGCTACATAATGAGAGTATAACGTCATATACGACGTGTAAATCGTGGTGGCTTAAAATACGTTTCTATAACTTTAACGTTACACCAAGAGTAATTTAAACTTGTATACGTTTTGAATGCAATGTGATGTGCCCTCTTCTTTACGTTAGCTAGGAGTGAACGATACcttatataacacatatatttGAGTATTTGAGATGTTGTATAAATCTTACCTTTAGGTTTTAGGTCGTTAGTTGGTGAACGTTGCCTCGGCTTGTTGAAAATATGAGCGTTGACTGTTAGCCCCACCGGAtggttgctagctagctaacgttagctttactCGGAGCTAGCTAAAATGAATAAAGTACAGTGTTAATAGTTAACGTTAGGTCCATTGAGCTGGCAGGTGTCTCGCTCATAGTTCAAATAAAATACAGCCGCCCACCTACTAAATGTTTTGGGGACTACACGTgcaatacatttaatttcatcTGCACTAGACTGGATGTTGGTTACtcttttattcttcttcttcttcttcttcttcttcttatttgtATAATTCCGGCAGCAGTTTGGTGGTCAGCCACGAAGAAGAATACAGACATGCGCAAGTGTGGCCGCTGTGAGGAAAatacattgacatatataaaagggaaaatatggcatccAGCTcgtttgttgttattattatcagaGACGGTTTAGTATAGAGTATCTTTGTTATTATTCAGCTGTGTGGTTGTGTTCAGTGCGTGACTCAAACACAGTAACCGTCGTGGTGTTTGAGAAGCGTTTTGTTGACATACTGGAACATGGCTAACTCTGCCTGGTCAGAGAAAATACTCCAACTCCTCCGCCGAATGAATAACTTCCATTTACCAGGTACACTTTCTGACACCGAGTCAAGATACAACAGTGTCAAGATACAACTCGGTAGACGTTATGAAAGGCTGTTTTAAAGCAACCACTGTGTAACCAACTTGTCCCCACGCAGGCTCCTGTCGCCCTCACTGCTTTAGGTTTGAGATAAACGAAGCCCAAGTTGGTTGGATTCCTCCTCACGTCGCTTCGCGGCGGcccgcggggggggggggggggcccgcgggggggggggggagggggggggggggggggccggaaaaaaaaaaaaaaaaaaaaaaggggaggggagggagccggcaaaaaaaaaaaaaaaaaaaagggcaacaaaacctcaaaaaaaaaaaaaaaagaggggacacccccccccccattgtcCTATAGCCCCCatggtcccagtagcttaaagacatcacacataACATACATCAGGATGATAAAAAgacaaataacacaaaaaaaaaatacaaatccacatgaataatttggacaataaaagaaaagatactaaataaaaaatctaaaaatcctcatgaatgtactaaggcacaagtgtcaaactcgaggcccgagggccaaatccggccccttgcaggttttgatccggcccgcatttcaatttaggttcacaataaatttaggcccacctagtttttgctgcttttattttttatttttacatttttgtttctttttttacgcCTTTTACAGCGGATTATGcgctttttttcaatgctttaggcactttgttttaacgATTTGGACGCTTTACTCAatgttttgatgcttttttttcagcctttttccaactttttttggcgctttattcaacatatttgtcgctggctgaggaacttttttggcaaactttttTGGGGCCTTATGAGACCCAaaatgtaagtgagaagactacagtatatgagacatgcaataatacagtcaaaatatttgactttttctcttaaataaacacATGTCAATAATCTCTACGTGTCTGGCCCTCGATGgaattctcattttccagtgttgccctctgggaaactgagtttgacgcCCCTGTACTAAGGGATGTGACAGGGCAGGTAAGGTGCTCTAGTTCACTGTCGGCTGGAAACGACCCCATAGTGCTACAGTAGAACAACACTCCTTTTCtgtcctttctttttttaacatctcCCTCAAAGCAAAATGGTTAAATctcaaatgtgattttggtaATTAATGGCTGAATTTCCATGAGATTTGTTGCAGACATTCACACTCCCAATATAATGAATGTGAATGCTTTTCTCTAGTAACTGTTACCCTGATGACAATGATGGAAGTTTCTTCCATGTCATACACCAGACTTAACCCAGGACTGTAAAAATATGAATAGAAAAAAATTGCaggctgaggcctttgcagcggcccgggttcgaatccgacctgcggccctgcGCTGCGCgtcatctctctcccacctttcctgtctgtctgtcactctgaaataaagggaaaaaagccccaaaaataaataagtagaTTGATaatgtgatatgagactagatatcgtcttagattgtggatatcataatatgacataagtgtcttttcctggttttacaggaTGCATTacagtgatgtcatttcctgaacTTAGATTCAAGATGATTTCATGCAAAAGTCTTCCTTTCACAACGAATGGAAGAggagaataatatatatatatatatttttttaattcagggaaagttcactgagaggcagcctctcttttgcaggaacgccctgatcacattcacacagttacacattcatacctggaagctgcaaccagtacaaccccagtctgatctgctggccactgagcagctccactggattgtttggggttaagggccttgctcaagggcacctcagtggtggtaatgagggagagACAAGCGCTGCTCATTCACTTTCCCTATATCCTgtcagtctggggattgaaccgacaacCTCCCGGTCCCAAGCtctcttctctaacctttaggccaccgcTGCCCCTTTACCCACtgagtcattatatccacattactgatgattagtTATCACATATCTCATTGTGTAGATAAATTGGGGTGGCAGAAGCTCAGTTCTTAGGGAACTGGGTTGGaaaccggagggtcgctggttcaagtcccagtacggaccaGCTACcatggattggtagctggagagatgccagttcacctccctGGGCAAGGCACaagatcaataaacagtatacattaaaaattaaatcaaggtatttggtcagcCCTAAATGACCACACCTTATGTATCACGGTGATTCTGAAGCATTCCTGTCTTTCAGAAGTACAGCGTGATGTCAAAATTCTCGGACCCTCCTTTGATGTGGATGGAGAGAGCCGCTACAAGTAAGTTTTGGCGCGTTGGCAGCTCCATAAAATGCTTCATCGCTATACAGTAAATGGTGTTTAAGCTGACTGTGATGCTACACCGCAGGTCTTTTTGGGGTGAAGCGGTATGGCGTCCATATCAATGGCTACACAGTCAGTGAGGCTGGGGAGGTCAGCATGTGGCTGGCCCGACGCTCCCCGACTAAACAGACGTACCCTGGACTACTGGACAACGTGGTGAGTACAAACTGTAACTGACACAATCTAGagcaagctttttttttaaataatgttccccctttgaacagtttttttaagccaagtactcCCTAACCGGCacgaatacattttttttttttttatttttgtattttgtatttgcaaTTTTCTATTGATTTTCCATTATATCATGTAGCATTTTCTACAGCACATATTGGACCAAATGTATACAAACATAGTATGGCTGTGTTACACAGATACTAACCAATGTGAAAGATACCCCCCAACCCACCCAATCATCCCAGTTTGTCGCTTTAAATCCAGATCTTCACAAGAATAATTGTCCAAGCACGAATAatttttggtaaaaaaataaataaaagtctatataaagaagaacaatacagcgatgtcagcgatagatttactaaacaacagcttttatacctggaaaacatttaaatgctgatggaaaaaggcaacaaaactttgaaaaagacggtagaaagaaggaagtaaggcaagaataggtcggaaatagtaacaaaaacttaaaaaaaagcaataaaaacattaaaaaaaaacgtagaaagaaggaaggcaacactagaccgacaaaagtgacaaaaaaaattccaaaaagcaacaaacttagaaaaaaagtgacaaaaacttctcAGAAAaacagtagaagtagaaaaaagtcaggaagaaaggcaagaatatgtccaaacaaatgacaaaaccttaaaaaaaaaggtgacaaacttaaaaaacagcgacaaacttggagaaaataaaggaagaagaagtaactacagccttgtaGATGAAAAACATTTAGCTAAATATCTTTGTGGAAGATTTAGGTGCATGTATTTGGCAGTTGGGGGTTTAGGCATCCTCCTTCCTCAGGAAAATGTTGCGTTttccaataaaataaatgtaatttccccGTACATTTTGAGTCAATTTGTGGAATTatgcgtctctttgtagtcatgtgtgtctctttttggtcattttagttttctttggggttgttttgggtctcaTTTTGGCGTCTCTTTGTTTGTTGCTTTGTGTCCCTTTCTCACATTATTTTGGACCATgattatcaccatatctgtgccaaaaacattggaagagcagataataaatataataaataaataactctgAAGAAGCTTAAAGCCAAAACTTGCTGAAGAAGTCCATCTACAGTCATcggatctgagaaaagtcttttagttacattcattcggctcaggtgctgcacctaaacccTGCATACAACAAACTGATagattttattaaacaaatagaTGTGATTTAAAGGATCCTAAGGAAACATTTGAAATTGTTATTCTAAGTTCTTCCAATTCAGATTTTCACGAATTGATCAAGAAGGCTGATGTTTTGATGAtgctttgttttagtttttttttttccattttgtcttttattaaaggtcccatggcatgaacattttactttatgaggttttttaacattaatatgagttcccccagcctgcctatggtcccccggtggctagaaatggtgataggtgtaaaccgagccctgggtatcctgctctgcctttgagaaaatgaaagctcagatggaccaatcaggaatcttctccttatgaggtcataaggagcaaggttacctcctctttctctgctttgcccacccagagaatttggcccacccatgagagagagagagacatcatggctttcaaacgagcaaagtggcagttggtcaaggccacacccccatcctccaccttgccccccccccctctctcctcaatagctaaagacacagaaatggcacatcctaaggaaagctcattgtgggactggctctagtggctgtaattctgcaccaaggctgaatttcaggaaagagacttcagatacagtattaggggaccactaaggtctatataaaagagacttcagatacagtattaggggaccactaaggtctatataaaagagacttcagatacagtattaggggagcactaaggtctatataaaagagacttcagatacagtattaggggaccactaaggtctatataaaagagacttcagatacagtattaggggaccactaaggtctatataaaagagacttcagatacagtattaggggaccactaaggtctatataaaagcatccaaagagcaccatgtcatgggacctttaagaatcaCTTAACATCAATATGTTATGTTACAATATGTTTTCACAATCATTTTTGGATGGAAACTTTTACAGAGTGATCCATATTTTCACAAACAGAACACAGGGTGTTTCTCCACTTGAAGTGCATATATAAAAATAAgcctttatataaatataacaagaaaaaatggatttaaataaaattgtgAAACCCAAATTTAAACAATGGAAGGACATGTCAGGGAAATAAAGGTATTCCACTTCTTCCAAATGTCTACAGACTGACTAACTTGGAGTGTGATGTGTTGTATCTTTGAAGGCAGCAGGCGGTCTGGCTGCTGGTGTTGGCATCAAACACACTCTGGTCAAAGAATGTCAGGAGGAAGCACGTATCCCAGCAGCCATTGCTGAGAAGGCTCATCCTGTGACCACAGTAAGGTGAGCTTTCACACCTGTGCAGTTTGGTCCGTTTTAGCctcgcattgccagctctatctccacagcgctgtggagtaaaggtctggctacaccacagatgcattctgggatagtaggaaaaaaaaaacactctgggttgtttgcatttctttaaacaaatcacaatcgtcttgggcggcgctaagctccggacgcagtgaCGTAGAGAAAGTGGAGAAAATATGCTTTAGTGTTTGCGTGTACGGAGGCCCCGAGAGGACGAGaaccagataaaaaaaacagtttctaaaacacaaaaacaagctctgctaaatagtctcgggaaggaacttgttttggtggaacatttgtaccCTGCtaaagaaaactccacatccaatattaaatgaagttaactgttgacacaatacagtaccgtgagctatttaaatgagctgatacatggttaaacctcattggctcttaccagtgtatctccgtgtgtacttcgtccacagcaatcccaccaatcagtcccaaaacctcccagttagagaggaaacaccctaaacatattctttgtaaatctttacaatcattccctgaaagaaccgagcagacCTGCCTAGTTGCAAGATGCaagattttcttcaaaacttgccattttcaccATGTAGCTCTGAGGTTCTGGTTGTTGTTTCCCCAAGCGAACAGAGTTTTTGGAAcggcaaaacaaagaaagaggaaggtaaggGACATCCGGTACTATCTGGTAAATGAACCGTCGTCGATCCAGACTAGGTCTGTTCTAACCGGACCCTGGAGCGCTTCGTCGGGTAGTCCTGTTGGTTTGGCGCGGTGTGAAAGCGCATTCGAACTCTGGTGCGGACCAAACAACCGATCAACGGTCTGTGGTTGAACTGCACCACAGTTTTGGACAGAGGCTTGACTGGACACCCTCGAGTGTCCTGCTGTTCTGCAGGCATCATGTGATTATGAAACAAAGAAATAGACGTGGATATTACAGAAGACATGGAATGGAATAAATTGTATCCAGAGCATATAGTTAGAAGAAGAATTAAACTTTCTAATAAGTGCATACTGTAGATggatatatatgcacacacacacacacactcacactggagctgcccccctttttttgtgcgttttgtcttattctttattatttataatactaatt
This genomic interval from Perca fluviatilis chromosome 5, GENO_Pfluv_1.0, whole genome shotgun sequence contains the following:
- the tpk2 gene encoding thiamin pyrophosphokinase 2: MANSAWSEKILQLLRRMNNFHLPGSCRPHCFRFEINEAQVGWIPPHVASRRVALWETEFDAPVLRDVTGQINWGGRSSVLRELGWKPEGRWFKSQYGPATMDCIPVFQKYSVMSKFSDPPLMWMERAATSLFGVKRYGVHINGYTVSEAGEVSMWLARRSPTKQTYPGLLDNVAAGGLAAGVGIKHTLVKECQEEARIPAAIAEKAHPVTTVSYTYEEEDGVFAEIQFVFDLELPREFKPRVGDGEVQEFYLLPIDKVKELLATEDFKPNCAMVVLDFLIRHSFIEPDAEPCYQEFVAGLHQTLE